Below is a genomic region from Gemmatimonadales bacterium.
AGGACTCCGCGGGCGCCCGGCACCTGTTCCTGCGCGGACTCGACCGCGTGGACCCCGTACCGATCCCGGCAACCGTCGATGCGATCCAGCCCTTCTTCTCCCCCGACGGCCAATGGCTCGGCTTCGTCCAGGACAACAAGCTCCGCAAGGTCGCGCTGGCCGGCGGGGCCGTGGTCACCATCTGCGACGCCAGTGGCGCGTTCTACGGAGCCTCGTGGGGTGACGGCGACGTGATCGTGTTCAGCCAGGCCGGACGAGTGCGGCGGGTACCCGCGGCCGGGGGCCAGCCGACGGACGTCGCGGTGCCCGATTCATCGCGCCGCGAAGCCTACCGGTTCCCGGAGCTGCTGCCCGGCGGGCGTGCCGCGGTGTTCACGGCCATCACGGACTCCGGCCCGAGCCTGCGGGCGGTCACGCTCCGGGACAGCGTCGTGACGCCGCTTGGCCAGCGGGGGATGAGCCCACACTACGTGGACGGCGGATACCTGGTGTACGCCGAGCAGGACGGCACGCTGTTCGCGGTGCCGTTTGACGCGCGGCGCCTGCGCCTCACCGGCGCGCCGCAGCCGATCACCGACAACGTGCGGCTGGGCCCCGCGCAAGTCGCCAAGCTGGGGATCGCGCGCACCGGTTCGCTCGCCTATCTGAGTGGCTCGGCCGCCCAGTCGGAACTCGTCCTGGTGGACCGTGATGGTCGCGCGCAGTCGCTGCCGGCCGCCCCGGCCAGGTATGCAGGACCACGGTTCTCCCAGGATGGTCGCCGCATCGCCGTGACGATCCAAGACCTTGGTCGTCGCGCGTCCGGGACCTTTCCCGGTGACGTCTGGGTGTGGGACCTCGGGGCGCACAACTTCCAGCGGATCACCTTCGACACGGCGAGCTCCGACGCGGAATGGATGCCGGACGGCCGCCGACTGGTCTACGGTCGCCAGTCGGCTGCCGGCGGGATCGCCCTGTACACCATCGTGACCGACGGCAGCGGCCGGCCGGAGTCGCTGCTGACGCGGCCAAGCCCGACTTTTGAGTCCAGCCCGACGCCCGACGGCCACCGGCTGGTGTTCCGCGAGTCGCACCCGCAGACGGGCCGCGACATCTGGATCATGCCCGTGGACAGCCCGCAGGCCGCGCGGGCGCTCCTCGTGACGCCGTTCGACGAGCGCAACCCCGCAGTGTCGCCCGACGGCCGGTGGCTGGCGTACGCCTCGAACGAGACCGGCGCGTCGGAGATCTACGTTCGCAACCTCGCGGAAGGGAGTGGGCGTACGCGGGTCTCCACCGGTGGCGGCGCCGAGCCGCGCTGGGCGCGCAGTGGCCGCGAGTTGTTCTTCCGGAGCCGCGATTCCGTGTACGTGGTGCCCGTCACGCCGGGACCGGAGTTCCGTGCCGGAGCGCCGCGCGCGCTGTTCGGCGGCCGGTTCACGACCAGTAACGTAACGAACTGGGATGTGGCCCCGGATGGCCAGGGGTTCGTGATGGTGCGCACGCCGGAGGCCGCGCTGGAGGGGACGCCGCTGAACGTTGTCCTGCACTGGTTCGACCAGCTGCGCTCGCAACGGCGGTGAGCGAATGACGGACGCCGTAGCCGCTTGCCGCACGGCCCTCCGGCCGTAGATTCGCAACGGTGAGCGACGACACCCCCCAAGCCCGCGCCGCCGCGCGCCGGAACTGGCAGGCGCACGTCTATCGCCTGGGAGAAGAACCGCCCGGCGACGACCTCTCGGCCGTCACGACTCCCGAGCAGCGACTCGAGATGGTCTGGGAGCTGACCGCCTGGATGTGGGAGTTGTCCGGCCAGCCGCTGCCGTCGTATTCCCGCGCCGAGATGCCCATCCGCGTGATCCGTCGCTCGTGAGAGACGATTGGACTGACCTGCTGTTCGCGCTGCTGGATGCCGAGGTGCGCTTCCTGGTTGTGGGCGCACACGCGATGGGCGTCCACGGCGTGCCGCGCGCCACGCGAGATCTCGACGTCTGGGTGGAGCCGTCGCACGGGAACGCCGAGCGGGTATGGCGTGCCCTCACCGCCTTCGGCGCGCCGCTCGACGCCCTGCGCCTCGAGCAGACCGATTTCGCTGATCGCGCAACCGTGGTGCAGCTCGGCGTGCCGCCCGTCCGGGTGGATGTGCTGACTGACATTTCCGGCGTTCCGGACTTCGCCGCTGCCTGGGCAGCACGCAGCGAACACGACGTACATGGGCGTTCGGTACCGTTCATCGGGCGCGAAGCCCTGATCGCCAACAAACGTGCCTCTGGACGGCCCAAGGACCTCGCGGACCTCGACGCCCTCGGCGAACTGCCTCGCGCCTGACCGACACCTCGCGCCTGGCCACCGCGCTCGCGGACCGCTACGTCATCGAGCTGGAGCTGGGCGCGGCGGTATGATTGCAAGCATGGGTGGCATGGCCATCGCCCTTGCGTTGGGGCAATGTCCTGTCTAGAGTTACATACCAGTTTATAGAAAGCTAGACATGGCTATCAGTATCAAGGATCCGGAGACCGACCGCCTGGCACGCGCCCTCGCCGCAGCCACCGGTGAGTCCCTGACCGAGGCGATCCGCCGTGCGCTGCGCGACCGCCTCGAACGGGAATCGCACCGATCTCGCCGAGGCATCGGCGTCGAAGTCCGGCGCATCCAGGAGCGCCTCGCGAGTTTGCCGGTGCTCGACCGACGCTCGCCCGAGGAGATCGTGGGCTACGATGAGCACGGCCTCCCGCATTGACCGATGGTCATTGATACCTCGGCCATGCTGGCGATCCTGATGCACCAGCCCGCAGCGGATCGGCTGGTGTCGGCGGTGGAGGCCGACCGCACCCGCCTGGTGTCCGCGGCAACCGTCGTCGAGGCGTCACTGGTCCTCCTGGGTCGCTACGGCGAGGCGGGCGATCCCCAACTCGATCGGCTGCTGCGGAGCATCGGCGCGGAGGTCGTGCCGGTCGGCGAGGAGCAGGTGGCGCTCGCCCGCGATGCCGCGCTGCGGTTCGGGCGCGGCCGGCATCCGGCGGCGCTGAACTTCGGCGGCTGCTTCAGCTACGCCCTGTCGGTGGCGCGGGGCGAGCCGCTGCTGTTCGTGGGTGACGATTTCTCGCAGACCGATGTCGAGGTGTGCCGGTGGTAGGTCGATCTTCGGGAACGGCGCTCGCTGACCGCTGAGCGCGCCCGGGCGCGCCGCGAGTTGCGGCGGCGGGGCCTGTCGCTTATCATGATGTCATGAAAGCACGTCATGATCTGCCCCGGAAGGCCGGCCGCGTGGCCGAGCCCGTGCAGGTCTACCTGGAGCCCCCGGATCGGGAGCGACTGGAACGGCTCGCGTCCCACCTCGATGCGACCAAGTCCGATGTGCTGCGTCGCGGGCTCGAAGCCCTCGAGTCGCTGATCCGCCGGCCGGCCTCGCGCAAGCCGGCGGTCGGGCCGCTGCCGGTCTTCAAGGGTGGGCACCTCCAGCCCGGCGTGGACCTCGACGACACGGCGAGCCTGCTCGACCTGATGGAGGGGGGCGATGCGGCTCACTGATGTCAACATCCTTGTCTACGCGTTCCGCGCCGCTGCGCCCGATCACGCCGCACATCGGGCGTGGCTGGACGCGATGGTGGGGTCGGCCGAGGCCTACGCAGTGTCGGATCACGTGCTCGCAGGGTTCCTTCGTATCGTGACGCATCCCCGGGTCTTCCACCCGCCGACGCCGCTCGAGCCGGCGCTCGCGTTCGCGCACGCGTTCCGGGAACGGACGAACGCCGTCCCCCTCGCGCCCGGCGCGCGCCACTGGAGCATCTTCACCCGGCTGTGCCGGGAGGCTGAGGCACGCGGCAACCTGGTACCGGACGCCTGGCTGGCCGCCCTCGCCATCGA
It encodes:
- a CDS encoding protein kinase codes for the protein RFLAEIKTTANLQHPHILSLFDSGEADGLVFYVMPYVEGESLRDRLTREKQLPVEDAVRIAREVADALEYAHGHGIVHRDIKPETILLHGGHAMVADFGIALAASRSEGGTRMTETGMSLGTPHYMAPEQAMGEREITPKADIYALGCVLYEMLTAEPPFTGATAQAIIARVMTEEPRSLTLQRKTIPPHVEAAVQCALQKLPADRFASAAQFAEALGKTDYARPATRAGTAASRAVARTTAGQRVLRGVPWLLAVAGIGTSAWLVTHQPRPVPPPAERFTLSFGRGAAATDATGSPIALSPDGSRIVYLGQDSAGARHLFLRGLDRVDPVPIPATVDAIQPFFSPDGQWLGFVQDNKLRKVALAGGAVVTICDASGAFYGASWGDGDVIVFSQAGRVRRVPAAGGQPTDVAVPDSSRREAYRFPELLPGGRAAVFTAITDSGPSLRAVTLRDSVVTPLGQRGMSPHYVDGGYLVYAEQDGTLFAVPFDARRLRLTGAPQPITDNVRLGPAQVAKLGIARTGSLAYLSGSAAQSELVLVDRDGRAQSLPAAPARYAGPRFSQDGRRIAVTIQDLGRRASGTFPGDVWVWDLGAHNFQRITFDTASSDAEWMPDGRRLVYGRQSAAGGIALYTIVTDGSGRPESLLTRPSPTFESSPTPDGHRLVFRESHPQTGRDIWIMPVDSPQAARALLVTPFDERNPAVSPDGRWLAYASNETGASEIYVRNLAEGSGRTRVSTGGGAEPRWARSGRELFFRSRDSVYVVPVTPGPEFRAGAPRALFGGRFTTSNVTNWDVAPDGQGFVMVRTPEAALEGTPLNVVLHWFDQLRSQRR
- a CDS encoding type II toxin-antitoxin system VapB family antitoxin, with the protein product MAISIKDPETDRLARALAAATGESLTEAIRRALRDRLERESHRSRRGIGVEVRRIQERLASLPVLDRRSPEEIVGYDEHGLPH
- a CDS encoding type II toxin-antitoxin system VapC family toxin, whose product is MVIDTSAMLAILMHQPAADRLVSAVEADRTRLVSAATVVEASLVLLGRYGEAGDPQLDRLLRSIGAEVVPVGEEQVALARDAALRFGRGRHPAALNFGGCFSYALSVARGEPLLFVGDDFSQTDVEVCRW
- a CDS encoding type II toxin-antitoxin system VapC family toxin gives rise to the protein MRLTDVNILVYAFRAAAPDHAAHRAWLDAMVGSAEAYAVSDHVLAGFLRIVTHPRVFHPPTPLEPALAFAHAFRERTNAVPLAPGARHWSIFTRLCREAEARGNLVPDAWLAALAIESGCEFVTTDRDYARFPGLRWRHPLDRAHS